CAGGGCGGTCAGCCCCGGATACAGCGCGACGGCGATCTGCATGGCTAGGCGCGGGCTACGTTGAAGCTGAACATCATGCCGCTCTGCATGTGCTCGGCGATATGGCAGTGGGCCATCCACAGGCCCGGGTTGGACACGTCGAACAAGATGTCGACGGTCTGGCCGGTGCGGACCAGCACGGTGTCCTTCCAGACCAGGTTGGGCTCAGCAACCCCGTCCCGGGCCAGGACCAGGAACCGGCCGGCGCCGTGGAGGTGGAAGGGATGGTGCATGGGATGGT
The Actinomycetota bacterium genome window above contains:
- a CDS encoding multicopper oxidase domain-containing protein, with translation HPMHHPFHLHGAGRFLVLARDGVAEPNLVWKDTVLVRTGQTVDILFDVSNPGLWMAHCHIAEHMQSGMMFSFNVARA